One part of the Ursus arctos isolate Adak ecotype North America unplaced genomic scaffold, UrsArc2.0 scaffold_14, whole genome shotgun sequence genome encodes these proteins:
- the LOC113249984 gene encoding olfactory receptor 7A10-like, with protein MGPVNDTRISEFLLLGLSNDSELQPLIFGLFLSMYVITVFGNLLIILAISSDSHLHTPMYFFLRNLSFVDICFTSAIIPKMLVNVQTQSKVITYTGCISQICFSTLFAGWDNFLLAVMAYDRFVAICHPLHYEVIMNPLLCGLLVLVSWIMSVLNSLLQSLMVLQLSFCTEVEIPHFFCELHQMIQLACSDTFLNDTVMYISAVLLAGGPLAGILYSYSKIISSIHRISSAQGKYKAFSTCASHLSVVSLFYCTVLGVYLSSAATQSSHAGAVASVMYTVVSPMLNPFIYSLRNRDIKEALMRFFRMASIKMTSVLVVKKCP; from the coding sequence ATGGGACCAGTCAATGACACCCgcatttcagaatttcttcttctgggattatcAAATGAttcagaactgcagcccctcatatttgggcttttcctctccatgtatgtgatcactgtgtttggaaacctgctcatcatcctggccatcagctctgactcccacctccacacccccatgtacttcttcctcagaaacctgtcctttgtagacatttGTTTCACCTCTGCAATCATCCCAAAGATGCTGGTGAATGTACAGACACAGAGCAAAGTTATAACCTATACAGGATGCATCAGCCAAATCTGTTTTTCCACACTCTTTGCAGGCTGGGACAACTTTCTTctggctgtgatggcctatgaccgctttgtggccatctgtcaccccctgcactatgaggtcatcatgaaccccctcctctgtggactgctggttctggtgtcctggatcatgaGTGTCCTGAATTCCTTGTTACAAAGCTTAATGGTGTTGCAGCTTTCCTTCTGTACAGAGgtggaaatcccccactttttctgtgaactgcatcagatgatccaacttgcctgttctgacacctttcttAATGACACAGTGATGTACATTTCAGCTGTGCTGCTGGCTGGTGGTCCTCTTGCtgggatcctttactcttactctaagattATTTCCTCCATACATAGaatctcatcagctcagggcaagtataaagcattttccacctgtgcatctcacctctcagttgtctccttgttttattgcacagtcctgggagtgtaccttagctctgctgctacccagagctcccacgcaggtgcagtggcctcggtgatgtacacggtggtctcacccatgctgaaccccttcatctacagcctgaggaacagagacataaaggaggCTCTAATGAGATTCTTCAGGATGGCATCTATAAAAATGACAAGTGTCCTGGTGGTGAAGAAGTGCCCTTG